From Deinococcus radiopugnans ATCC 19172, one genomic window encodes:
- a CDS encoding DUF433 domain-containing protein has protein sequence MKERVVIAPAICNGRPTVRGTRIIAQTIIEFLAAGDRIEDVLDEYPTLTREDVLACLAFSSRLLGHQFRIEKIA, from the coding sequence ATGAAAGAGCGCGTCGTCATCGCCCCGGCCATCTGCAACGGCAGGCCCACCGTGCGCGGCACCCGCATCATCGCCCAGACGATCATCGAGTTCCTGGCCGCCGGGGACCGCATTGAGGACGTGCTGGACGAATACCCGACGCTGACCCGCGAGGACGTGCTGGCCTGCCTGGCCTTCTCCTCGCGCCTGCTGGGACACCAGTTCAGGATTGAGAAGATCGCCTGA
- a CDS encoding DUF5615 family PIN-like protein: MHARDLGDNPTDLELWTSAAEHALVIVTKDADFTDRILVLDAPPPGW, translated from the coding sequence GTGCATGCCAGGGACCTGGGGGACAACCCCACGGACCTGGAACTGTGGACCTCCGCCGCTGAGCACGCCCTGGTGATCGTCACCAAGGACGCGGACTTCACGGATCGCATCCTGGTCCTGGACGCGCCGCCGCCTGGCTGGTAG